The following coding sequences lie in one Nakaseomyces glabratus chromosome I, complete sequence genomic window:
- a CDS encoding uncharacterized protein (CAGL0I02244g~Protein of unknown function), with protein sequence MIDDAGGEPLHSLECHQEAYENDELTETVDSEVALRSELHNAVLLLVRLGYSFASIVEKCYVKKSFLLQVFAELGLQVPTEEEYNKITECNESSLTNVHGLMKDDEQDQAKLPNSNLTDKLVRSIQHDIEELERNYLAAAVDEQTKKKLLDLRSFINSRLDNIIESFSY encoded by the coding sequence ATGATTGATGACGCAGGCGGCGAACCACTTCATTCCCTAGAATGTCATCAAGAAGCATATGAAAATGACGAGTTAACTGAAACTGTGGACAGTGAAGTAGCATTACGATCTGAGCTACATAATGCAGTACTGCTGTTGGTGAGATTAGGCTATTCATTTGCATCGATAGTTGAAAAATGTTATGTCAAGAAGTCGTTTTTATTACAAGTCTTTGCAGAACTTGGGCTACAAGTTCCgacagaagaagaatacaACAAGATAACAGAGTGTAATGAGAGCTCGTTGACCAATGTACATGGATTAATGAAAGATGATGAACAAGACCAAGCAAAGTTACCTAATTCAAACTTAACTGACAAGTTGGTACGTTCAATTCAGCATGATATAGAAGAACTTGAGAGAAATTACCTAGCAGCTGCTGTGGATGAGCAGACTAAGAAAAAGCTACTTGATTTACGCTCCTTTATCAATAGTAGACTAGACAATATCATAGAAAGCTTTTCTTATTGA